From a region of the Acinetobacter calcoaceticus genome:
- a CDS encoding glycosyltransferase, with protein MDKIYFIGKLPSPIGGVTVFNQRKLEQLTNSFPNVNFVLIEPNKKNLFKILLVLRSKSIKHLSASNFLLILLASFLAKYQTVIFYDHNSSRHFSSLRNWKKNIYLNFFLKCKNIMLVNEHLKENYKIFNRFQDINDKFETVSAFLPPAKAELKDILYTYDPKLLDLYKTTLKNQQRKIILTSAFQPNLDSKGADIYTLDSLIDIFAKLAPKYKNDYFLIAIASYPETSFSQEIRTKVRSLTGKYDNLLFLENEKKIWPLLEVTKLFIRATTTDGDSVSLREALYFGAPVLASDVVPRPDNVMLFNLEKDDLSQKIDEYLGSY; from the coding sequence GTGGATAAAATATATTTTATTGGTAAACTTCCTTCACCTATAGGTGGTGTTACTGTTTTTAATCAACGTAAATTAGAACAATTAACTAATAGTTTTCCAAATGTTAATTTTGTTTTAATTGAGCCGAATAAAAAGAACCTATTTAAAATACTTTTAGTATTAAGGTCTAAATCAATTAAACATTTGAGTGCTTCTAATTTTCTGTTGATTTTGTTGGCTTCTTTCCTTGCAAAATATCAAACAGTCATATTTTATGATCATAACTCTAGTCGACATTTTTCTTCTTTAAGGAATTGGAAAAAGAATATCTATTTAAATTTTTTTCTTAAGTGTAAAAATATTATGTTAGTTAATGAGCATCTTAAGGAGAATTATAAAATATTTAATAGATTTCAAGATATTAATGATAAGTTTGAAACTGTTTCTGCATTTTTGCCTCCTGCAAAAGCCGAATTAAAAGATATTTTATATACGTATGATCCAAAGTTATTGGATTTATATAAGACAACATTAAAAAATCAGCAAAGGAAAATCATATTAACTAGTGCATTTCAGCCAAATTTAGATTCTAAAGGAGCTGATATTTATACATTAGATTCTTTAATAGATATTTTTGCGAAATTAGCACCAAAATATAAAAATGATTATTTCCTTATTGCTATTGCAAGTTATCCAGAAACTAGTTTTAGTCAAGAAATAAGAACAAAGGTACGTTCACTTACTGGTAAATATGACAATCTTCTCTTTTTAGAGAATGAGAAGAAAATATGGCCTCTTTTGGAGGTAACGAAATTGTTTATTCGTGCGACAACTACAGATGGTGACTCTGTAAGTTTGAGAGAAGCATTATATTTCGGTGCACCTGTTTTAGCATCGGATGTAGTACCAAGACCGGATAATGTTATGTTGTTTAATTTAGAAAAAGATGATCTCAGTCAAAAAATTGATGAATATTTAGGAAGTTATTAA
- the wecC gene encoding UDP-N-acetyl-D-mannosamine dehydrogenase, whose product MNKSFKHICVIGLGYIGLPTAATFAAHGIKVTGVDVNQHAVDMINQGKVHIVEPDLDALVRDVVAQGKLSAQTTPLEADAYIVAVPTPFKDDYQPDLKYIEAASKALAPFLKKGNLVILESTSPVEATEQMAAWLSEARPDLSFPQQKGEEADILVAHCPERVLPGKVLQELISNDRIIGGMTPRCSKAACELYKTFVKGECIETNARTAEMCKLTENSFRDVNIAFANELSIICDKLDINVWELISLANRHPRVNILQPGPGVGGHCIAVDPWFIVAKTPEQARLIRTAREVNDAKPEWVIDQVKIKIAEFLQANSTKTIQDVTIACYGLAFKPDIDDLRESPALEITKKLAEQGFNILAIEPNINELPSQLPSNIKLISVEQHQQADIHLILVDHKEFKNMDLSFSYIVDTKGIL is encoded by the coding sequence ATGAATAAGTCATTTAAACATATCTGTGTTATCGGTTTAGGTTATATTGGTTTGCCAACAGCAGCGACTTTTGCAGCGCATGGAATAAAAGTTACGGGTGTGGATGTTAACCAACATGCTGTAGATATGATTAACCAAGGAAAAGTACACATTGTTGAACCTGATTTAGATGCATTGGTACGTGATGTTGTTGCACAAGGGAAATTGTCTGCTCAAACTACACCATTAGAAGCAGATGCATATATAGTTGCAGTTCCTACTCCTTTTAAAGATGATTATCAGCCTGATCTAAAATATATTGAAGCAGCTTCCAAAGCTTTAGCTCCTTTTCTGAAAAAAGGTAATCTTGTTATTCTTGAATCTACCTCTCCTGTAGAAGCCACGGAACAAATGGCAGCATGGTTGAGCGAAGCACGTCCAGATTTAAGTTTTCCTCAGCAAAAAGGTGAAGAAGCAGATATTTTAGTAGCACACTGCCCAGAACGAGTATTACCAGGTAAGGTTTTACAAGAGCTGATTAGCAATGACCGTATTATCGGTGGTATGACACCGCGTTGTTCAAAAGCAGCCTGTGAGCTATACAAAACTTTTGTCAAAGGTGAGTGTATAGAAACAAATGCACGCACTGCAGAAATGTGTAAATTAACAGAAAACTCTTTCCGAGATGTTAATATTGCTTTTGCAAATGAGCTTTCTATTATTTGTGATAAGTTGGATATTAATGTTTGGGAGTTAATATCTCTAGCAAATCGTCATCCTCGAGTAAATATTTTACAACCAGGCCCAGGCGTGGGCGGCCACTGTATTGCTGTTGATCCATGGTTTATCGTTGCTAAAACACCAGAGCAAGCGCGGTTGATTCGCACTGCACGTGAAGTAAATGATGCAAAACCTGAATGGGTCATTGATCAAGTTAAAATTAAAATTGCCGAATTTTTACAAGCGAATTCAACTAAGACTATTCAAGATGTAACGATTGCTTGCTATGGCTTGGCTTTTAAACCTGATATTGATGATCTTCGTGAGAGTCCAGCATTAGAGATTACTAAGAAATTAGCAGAACAAGGTTTTAATATCCTTGCAATAGAACCGAATATCAATGAACTCCCAAGCCAGCTTCCTTCAAATATTAAACTGATTTCTGTTGAACAGCATCAGCAAGCAGACATCCATTTAATCTTGGTTGATCACAAAGAATTTAAAAATATGGACCTCTCTTTTTCCTATATTGTAGATACGAAAGGCATTTTATAA
- a CDS encoding O-antigen polymerase produces the protein MNRFAFIWGVISLVMICLLWLLISLDSLDLFLNFSLVFIALLTFFQIKKSGILAPSTIVFVTALPYFLTAIYNSFIYKDYSFFLEKTNASLILYSFIFFGSFIFFDSYLNRIKTIELDFRKKINPTIVFLIYGAIVLIYITMVSMSFSLDIGAVTRADIYKSKSTFFDVYKLFVYSFSVFYIWFIICIEEKKGKFLFFWLLPLILFSATDILILGDRKLAILLFIICAYTINVKRRINPVYIGYGFIFALLMWLYGYLRNTSVSQWGNILSELDYGTAFSPDKSEFGAFSIIWNDYFSKYSSVQMHPTYLETFVQIVPTFIFPNRPISPSVNFVKEFYPDIYSSGGGLAFNAILESMMNFNILGPVVFAFLLVFFSKFYNKSSFGVLLGTIYIFCFSFTLRNDMISNFRTFFILSVVVLVAILVFCRVGKLRAGGN, from the coding sequence ATGAATAGATTCGCATTTATTTGGGGAGTAATCTCACTTGTAATGATATGTCTCTTATGGCTTCTCATAAGTTTGGATAGTCTAGATTTATTTTTAAATTTCTCTCTTGTTTTTATTGCTTTACTTACTTTTTTTCAAATAAAGAAAAGCGGTATTCTTGCACCGAGTACAATAGTTTTTGTAACAGCGTTGCCCTATTTCTTAACAGCAATATATAATTCATTTATTTATAAAGACTATAGTTTTTTTCTGGAAAAAACTAATGCTAGCTTAATATTATATTCTTTTATTTTTTTTGGTTCTTTTATTTTTTTTGATTCATATTTAAATAGAATTAAAACTATTGAATTGGATTTTAGGAAAAAAATTAATCCAACTATTGTTTTTTTAATATATGGAGCGATTGTACTTATATATATTACTATGGTTTCGATGTCATTTTCACTAGATATTGGAGCAGTAACGCGTGCAGATATTTATAAGTCAAAATCTACTTTTTTCGATGTTTACAAACTTTTTGTTTACTCTTTTTCTGTCTTTTATATTTGGTTTATTATTTGTATTGAGGAAAAGAAAGGGAAGTTTTTATTCTTTTGGTTGTTGCCCTTAATTTTATTTTCCGCGACTGATATTTTAATTCTAGGTGATAGAAAACTAGCAATATTGTTGTTTATTATTTGTGCTTATACTATTAATGTCAAAAGACGCATTAACCCTGTCTATATTGGATATGGATTTATATTTGCTTTATTAATGTGGCTTTATGGGTATTTAAGAAACACTAGTGTTTCTCAATGGGGCAATATTTTAAGTGAATTAGACTATGGTACAGCGTTTAGTCCTGATAAATCTGAATTTGGAGCATTTAGTATTATTTGGAATGACTATTTTTCTAAATATTCTTCAGTTCAAATGCATCCTACTTATTTAGAAACATTTGTACAGATTGTTCCAACATTTATTTTTCCTAACCGACCTATTTCACCCTCAGTTAACTTTGTAAAAGAATTTTATCCGGATATTTATAGCTCAGGTGGTGGATTAGCTTTTAATGCGATTCTTGAGTCCATGATGAATTTTAATATATTAGGACCTGTTGTTTTTGCATTTTTACTTGTATTCTTTTCTAAGTTTTATAATAAATCTTCTTTTGGAGTTTTGCTGGGTACAATATATATCTTCTGTTTTTCCTTTACTTTAAGGAATGATATGATTAGTAATTTCAGAACGTTTTTTATTCTTAGTGTTGTAGTTTTAGTAGCTATTTTGGTTTTTTGTAGAGTTGGGAAATTAAGAGCAGGTGGGAATTAA
- a CDS encoding acyltransferase yields the protein MYNLFKFFFRLGDYYRGLKLFLLIHLCGGVCKGIPKVGKNVIFKYPPHKGIVIGKKCDIGAFSHFDIPPLGQLIIGDYVKMTQGVVISAINKVEIQNNTLIAEWVSIRDAQHLFDKTEPINKQGMKRGEILIEEDVWIGRGSSIFLNTIIRKGTIIGAESIVKSIEIPSMQIHAGNPLKFIKNR from the coding sequence ATGTATAACCTATTCAAATTTTTTTTTAGGCTAGGGGATTATTATAGAGGTCTAAAACTTTTTTTGCTTATCCATTTATGTGGGGGAGTTTGTAAAGGTATTCCTAAAGTCGGGAAGAACGTTATTTTCAAATATCCTCCACATAAAGGAATTGTGATTGGTAAAAAGTGTGATATAGGTGCTTTTAGTCATTTTGATATACCACCATTAGGTCAATTAATAATAGGTGATTATGTGAAAATGACACAAGGAGTTGTAATTTCTGCAATTAATAAGGTTGAAATACAGAATAATACTCTAATTGCAGAGTGGGTATCTATCAGAGATGCACAGCACTTATTTGATAAAACTGAGCCAATAAATAAACAAGGGATGAAGAGGGGTGAAATTTTAATAGAAGAAGATGTGTGGATAGGTCGTGGTTCTAGTATTTTTCTAAATACTATAATTCGCAAAGGTACAATTATTGGTGCTGAATCTATCGTAAAAAGTATAGAAATTCCATCAATGCAAATACATGCGGGTAATCCACTTAAGTTTATAAAGAATAGATAG